Below is a genomic region from Candidatus Methylomirabilis limnetica.
GGCTCTTTCAGTCGTTGTGGAAGGGCGCGGATCTCTGCAACGGGGGTATTGCGCCTGCACAGTAGGACGGTCTCACCCGCCTCCACCTTGGCCAGGTACTCCGAAAGATGTGTCTTCGCTTCGTGTATATTGAGCTTGATCATGGTCATATTGTAAATCATGTAGTGAACTAAGTCAAGGACCTCTGAACGGCTGGTGCTCTTCATCGCTATTGTCGGGTTCGGAGGTTCGGATTTCCGCATTGCTTTCTTCGCACTACTCGCCCTATAATGTCAGCGTTTTTCTGTTGAAAGCAGCATCGTTTCCG
It encodes:
- a CDS encoding type II toxin-antitoxin system Phd/YefM family antitoxin encodes the protein MTMIKLNIHEAKTHLSEYLAKVEAGETVLLCRRNTPVAEIRALPQRLKEPRPIGLAKGAFQISKSFFEPLPDEVLAAFEGRDL